One segment of Candidatus Thermoplasmatota archaeon DNA contains the following:
- a CDS encoding V-type ATP synthase subunit B, with translation MAKEYHTINQIAGPLVFVEKTEPVGFGELVTIALPDGSTKRGQVLDTSDDVVVVQVFEGTGGIDRASGVKFLGETIKMPVSKDMLGRILSGSGDPLDKGPPIIPEKRLEIIGAAINPWARDNPREFIQTGISSIDGMNTLVRGQKLPIFSGSGLPHNDIALQIARQAKVLGEKEEFAVVFAAMGITSEEAQFFMKDFERTGALKRAVVFLNLADDPAIERLLTPKLALTTAEYLAFDLDMHVLVILTDITNYCEALRQIGAAREEVPARRGYPGYMYTDLASLYERAGRIKDKKGSITQFPILSMPGDDITHPIPDLTGYITEGQIVASRDLHRKGVFPPVAVERSLSRLMGQGIGPGHTREDHRAVSDQLYAAYAEGRDLRGLVSIVGKEALSERDRKFLDFADAFEDRFIRQGKDEDRGIEQTLDLGWELLSSLPVDSLTKIDRKIIEKYHPLMKKK, from the coding sequence ATGGCAAAGGAATACCACACCATAAATCAGATCGCAGGACCTCTGGTGTTCGTTGAGAAAACCGAACCCGTCGGATTCGGGGAGCTCGTGACAATAGCCTTGCCAGATGGATCGACGAAGAGGGGACAGGTCCTCGACACATCCGACGATGTTGTCGTCGTTCAAGTCTTTGAAGGCACGGGCGGCATCGACAGGGCCTCCGGCGTGAAGTTTCTAGGCGAGACCATCAAGATGCCTGTGTCGAAGGACATGCTTGGAAGGATACTGAGTGGTTCAGGCGACCCGTTGGACAAGGGACCGCCTATCATTCCTGAGAAGCGGCTCGAGATCATCGGCGCCGCAATCAACCCGTGGGCGAGGGACAATCCGAGGGAGTTTATTCAGACAGGAATCTCATCGATAGACGGCATGAACACACTCGTGAGAGGTCAGAAACTTCCGATTTTCTCAGGCTCAGGTCTGCCTCACAACGATATCGCACTTCAGATTGCGAGACAGGCGAAGGTCCTCGGGGAAAAGGAGGAGTTTGCCGTCGTGTTCGCTGCCATGGGCATCACTAGCGAGGAGGCCCAGTTCTTCATGAAGGATTTCGAGAGGACTGGCGCCCTCAAAAGGGCGGTAGTTTTCCTGAATCTCGCGGATGACCCAGCGATCGAAAGGCTTCTGACTCCGAAGCTGGCGCTCACGACAGCAGAGTACCTCGCGTTCGACCTTGACATGCACGTGCTCGTCATTCTGACGGACATAACGAACTACTGTGAAGCACTGAGACAGATAGGAGCTGCGAGAGAAGAGGTGCCCGCAAGGCGTGGCTACCCGGGCTACATGTACACCGACCTTGCGAGCCTGTACGAGCGTGCGGGCAGGATCAAGGACAAGAAGGGCTCGATCACCCAGTTCCCGATCCTATCGATGCCTGGCGACGACATAACACACCCGATCCCTGACCTCACGGGCTACATCACGGAAGGACAGATTGTGGCATCCAGGGACCTGCACAGGAAGGGAGTGTTCCCGCCGGTCGCAGTTGAGCGCTCCTTGTCGAGGCTGATGGGTCAAGGAATCGGTCCTGGGCATACTAGGGAAGATCACAGGGCGGTCTCGGACCAACTGTATGCTGCATATGCCGAGGGAAGAGACCTCAGAGGCCTCGTATCGATCGTCGGCAAGGAAGCCCTGTCCGAGAGGGACAGAAAGTTCCTGGATTTCGCCGACGCCTTCGAGGACCGGTTCATCCGCCAGGGCAAGGACGAGGACAGAGGCATCGAGCAGACTCTGGACCTAGGTTGGGAGCTGCTTTCATCTTTGCCGGTCGACTCGCTGACGAAGATTGATAGAAAGATCATCGAGAAATATCATCCGCTCATGAAGAAGAAGTGA
- a CDS encoding V-type ATP synthase subunit F encodes MEIAVVGSEEFVTGFRLAGIRKVYAVSQEKLLETIVKVMDEAEVGILAVHTPDLERLPPQLRAKMMESVDPVVIPVGIEEGDLRDKVRRAMGIDLYKTK; translated from the coding sequence GTGGAGATCGCGGTGGTAGGCTCGGAGGAGTTCGTCACGGGCTTCAGGCTGGCCGGCATCAGGAAAGTGTACGCCGTCTCGCAGGAGAAGCTGCTGGAGACCATCGTGAAGGTGATGGACGAGGCCGAGGTCGGCATACTCGCCGTGCACACACCGGATCTCGAGAGACTGCCTCCACAGCTGCGCGCTAAGATGATGGAGAGCGTGGATCCAGTCGTCATCCCGGTGGGCATTGAGGAGGGCGACTTGAGGGACAAAGTTCGAAGGGCGATGGGTATCGACCTTTACAAGACGAAGTAA
- a CDS encoding V-type ATP synthase subunit D — translation MSVREIQPTRSELLEVGKKIKLTKNGHKILKLKRDGLILEFFKILDQAKDLRQEIAMRYKEANEKIAIATAIDGAIAVRSASYALTGHPEIQLRSRNLMGVVVPIIQSSTIVAPLNERGYGIIGTSPRIDEATDAYEKLVETVVKAAELETTIKKLLEEIEKTKRRVNALEFKVLPELEEIERFIRFRLDEMERDNTFRLKRIKDKSTKTAEA, via the coding sequence ATGTCAGTGCGCGAGATACAGCCGACCAGATCAGAGCTGCTCGAGGTCGGGAAGAAGATCAAGCTGACCAAGAACGGGCACAAGATTCTGAAGCTGAAGAGGGACGGCCTTATCTTGGAGTTCTTCAAGATACTCGACCAGGCGAAGGACCTGCGGCAGGAGATTGCCATGAGATACAAGGAGGCTAACGAGAAGATTGCCATCGCCACTGCGATTGACGGTGCGATCGCCGTCCGATCTGCGTCATATGCGCTCACCGGTCACCCGGAGATACAGCTCCGCAGCAGAAACCTCATGGGCGTGGTCGTTCCGATCATCCAATCATCGACGATCGTCGCGCCGTTGAATGAGCGCGGGTACGGCATAATCGGGACATCGCCCAGGATCGACGAGGCGACGGATGCTTATGAGAAGCTCGTCGAGACAGTCGTCAAGGCGGCGGAGCTCGAGACCACGATTAAGAAGCTCCTGGAGGAGATCGAGAAGACCAAGCGACGGGTCAATGCGCTCGAGTTCAAAGTGCTTCCAGAGCTTGAGGAGATTGAACGGTTCATCAGGTTCCGGCTAGACGAGATGGAACGCGACAATACCTTCAGGCTCAAGAGGATAAAGGACAAGAGCACTAAGACGGCAGAGGCGTGA
- a CDS encoding CoA-binding protein produces MNNLDAFFRPKSVAVIGATPTSGKIGNIIIENLFSDGYKGKIYFVNPNYKEILGMPCYPTILDTPGPVDMAIVVVPANLVQDIMEQIGKKGTKSVTIISAGFSEGDADGKERERKVLEIAHKYGMRIIGPNSLGVISPHHHLNASFARTSPIDGSIAFFSQSGAFCTAAIEYSIGEMLGFSAFVSSGNKADIDDADLVRYFGQDPKSKCIAAYMESTRRGQELFRALDKASKKKPIVILKAGRSKRGAKAARSHTGALAGSDAAFDAAFKQTGVFRAKTMFELFDAAQALASQPPMMGDGVVIVTNAGGMGVIATDCAEYMGLDLADLSEETLDAIGKVCPPTWSWGNPIDIIGDADTARYANVLKVVGQAPEVKGIMVIAARQAATNLYQIAKWISITSKLSGKPTVACFAGIEDPESERFLDSRGVPVMPVPERAVTALHALSLRGKYLQKKGLIK; encoded by the coding sequence GTGAACAATCTGGATGCGTTCTTCAGGCCGAAATCAGTGGCCGTCATAGGGGCGACGCCCACCTCCGGGAAGATCGGGAACATCATCATCGAGAATCTGTTCAGCGACGGCTACAAGGGCAAGATATACTTCGTGAACCCTAACTACAAGGAGATCCTGGGAATGCCCTGCTATCCCACGATCCTCGACACGCCTGGCCCAGTGGACATGGCGATCGTGGTCGTGCCTGCCAACCTCGTGCAGGATATCATGGAGCAGATCGGGAAGAAGGGCACCAAATCCGTCACCATCATATCTGCGGGGTTCTCGGAAGGGGATGCCGATGGAAAGGAGCGCGAGAGGAAAGTTCTGGAGATCGCTCACAAGTACGGGATGCGCATCATCGGCCCGAACTCACTCGGCGTCATCTCCCCCCATCACCACCTGAACGCGTCGTTTGCGCGGACATCTCCCATCGATGGCTCCATCGCGTTCTTCTCGCAGAGCGGCGCATTCTGCACAGCAGCCATAGAATACTCGATCGGTGAGATGCTAGGATTCTCAGCCTTCGTGAGCTCGGGCAACAAGGCGGACATAGACGATGCTGACCTCGTGCGCTACTTCGGTCAGGACCCGAAATCCAAGTGCATCGCCGCGTACATGGAATCGACCAGAAGGGGGCAGGAACTGTTCCGAGCGCTCGATAAGGCCTCCAAGAAGAAGCCAATAGTCATCCTGAAAGCTGGCAGGTCCAAAAGGGGGGCAAAGGCCGCGAGATCCCACACCGGAGCGTTGGCCGGCTCTGATGCCGCCTTCGACGCCGCGTTCAAGCAGACGGGTGTGTTCCGCGCCAAGACGATGTTCGAGCTTTTCGACGCGGCTCAGGCACTCGCGAGCCAACCGCCCATGATGGGGGATGGGGTCGTCATTGTCACCAATGCAGGAGGCATGGGCGTTATTGCGACCGACTGTGCGGAGTATATGGGGCTAGACCTCGCGGACCTCTCCGAGGAGACCTTGGACGCGATCGGAAAGGTCTGTCCGCCGACCTGGAGCTGGGGAAACCCGATAGACATCATCGGGGACGCCGACACTGCGCGATATGCGAACGTTCTGAAGGTCGTGGGCCAGGCCCCTGAGGTGAAGGGGATAATGGTGATAGCTGCAAGACAGGCGGCAACGAACCTCTACCAGATCGCAAAATGGATCTCCATAACCTCGAAGCTAAGCGGCAAGCCGACTGTTGCCTGCTTTGCCGGGATAGAGGACCCCGAATCAGAGCGGTTCCTGGATTCTAGAGGCGTGCCTGTCATGCCTGTCCCTGAGAGGGCGGTTACAGCGCTGCATGCGCTGTCGCTCAGAGGTAAGTACCTCCAGAAGAAGGGCCTGATCAAGTAG
- a CDS encoding sugar phosphate isomerase/epimerase: MIGIGSPAFCMSPFMNTLEQISERFKLWEVLSEGENRLELIRDGIKYGRESLGMRFQVHAPLSDVNIGSVHEPMRIAAVNEIKQTVVMCRQLEIPLVTVHPGFVQGIAFLNRHNALERTKQSIKEIASFAMDQSVSIAVENLPANINATCTQAAELLEVVEGTDLGICFDMGHANTAGQLDEMLALVDRFRNVHMHNNEGDWDQHNKVDDGSADLGKVVSVLRRWYKGNIIIEATDLDSGSESKCVLEKMLA; the protein is encoded by the coding sequence ATGATAGGCATTGGGTCCCCAGCATTCTGCATGTCCCCGTTCATGAACACGCTTGAGCAGATCTCCGAGCGCTTCAAACTGTGGGAGGTCCTCTCAGAGGGAGAGAACAGGCTCGAACTGATACGAGACGGCATCAAGTACGGGCGTGAATCCTTGGGGATGCGGTTTCAGGTCCACGCCCCCCTGAGCGACGTCAACATCGGGAGCGTTCATGAACCGATGAGGATCGCTGCAGTAAACGAAATCAAGCAAACAGTCGTGATGTGCAGGCAATTGGAGATTCCTCTGGTGACCGTGCATCCCGGATTCGTCCAGGGCATCGCGTTCCTGAACAGGCACAACGCGCTCGAGAGAACCAAGCAGTCGATCAAGGAGATAGCCTCGTTCGCAATGGATCAATCGGTGTCGATCGCCGTCGAAAATCTCCCGGCGAACATCAATGCCACCTGTACCCAGGCTGCGGAACTTCTCGAGGTCGTCGAAGGTACAGACCTCGGGATCTGCTTCGACATGGGCCATGCCAATACGGCTGGTCAGCTCGACGAGATGCTCGCGCTCGTCGACAGGTTCAGGAACGTGCACATGCACAACAACGAGGGCGACTGGGATCAGCACAACAAGGTAGACGACGGGTCCGCCGACCTCGGGAAGGTGGTCTCCGTCCTCAGAAGATGGTACAAGGGAAACATCATCATTGAGGCGACGGACCTCGACAGCGGCTCAGAGAGCAAATGCGTTCTTGAGAAGATGTTAGCCTAA
- the ahaC gene encoding ATP synthase A1 subunit C gives MSKQMLFGGSKGNFAYACTRVKAKKRFLMARDTYSRVLLMDVHEIARFLGETQYREEMSRYGSRYSGANLIEVAVTRNLARTYSDILAFTTGHLRVMVGDYLRRWDMFNVKTVLRGKTTDVRDDEIIETLVPAGAFSDEYLRSLVQMSSIQEIMDALSKEPSLGITPELAREVVDTKRLAQFEDHLDQLLYYDLLHVVKGTDTAQQILRQFIRREVDVTNLKVLLKLKAEHIPEDKIVTYLIPGGMDYSMDRLRSLAQQEGLAPVIEELEKSSMHQDIKPALEKFKDDKKLSGITIALDKALIRTSEKFAHFYPLSVLPIVNYIIRKKVEVDNIRIIARGKQSGLSTRVIEDLLVM, from the coding sequence GTGAGCAAGCAGATGTTGTTTGGTGGCAGCAAGGGCAACTTCGCATATGCGTGCACGCGCGTCAAAGCAAAGAAGCGATTCTTGATGGCGCGCGACACCTACTCGAGGGTGCTACTGATGGACGTACACGAGATCGCCAGGTTCTTGGGTGAGACACAGTATCGCGAGGAGATGAGCAGGTACGGCTCAAGGTACTCCGGGGCGAACCTGATCGAAGTCGCGGTCACACGCAACCTTGCGAGGACTTACTCCGACATCCTGGCATTCACCACGGGCCATCTCAGAGTCATGGTCGGGGACTACCTGAGGCGGTGGGACATGTTCAATGTCAAGACCGTCCTGAGGGGGAAGACCACCGATGTCAGAGACGATGAGATCATCGAGACGCTTGTACCCGCTGGCGCCTTCTCTGATGAGTATCTCAGGTCTCTCGTGCAGATGTCTTCGATCCAGGAGATCATGGATGCTCTCTCCAAGGAACCCTCACTGGGCATCACGCCCGAGCTCGCGAGAGAGGTCGTGGACACCAAGAGGTTGGCTCAGTTCGAGGACCACCTTGACCAGCTCCTCTACTACGATTTGCTACACGTGGTCAAGGGGACTGACACTGCGCAGCAGATACTCAGGCAATTCATACGAAGAGAGGTCGATGTCACCAATCTCAAGGTGCTTCTGAAGTTGAAGGCGGAGCATATACCGGAGGACAAGATCGTCACGTACCTCATACCTGGCGGGATGGACTACAGCATGGACCGGCTCAGGAGTCTCGCGCAGCAGGAAGGCTTGGCCCCAGTCATTGAAGAGCTCGAGAAGTCCTCGATGCACCAGGATATCAAGCCCGCGCTTGAGAAATTCAAGGATGACAAGAAGCTCTCGGGCATCACTATTGCGCTGGACAAAGCGCTCATACGCACGAGTGAGAAGTTCGCCCACTTCTACCCTCTCTCTGTGCTTCCCATCGTCAATTACATAATACGTAAGAAGGTGGAAGTGGACAACATCAGGATCATTGCGAGGGGCAAACAGAGTGGCCTCTCTACCAGAGTGATCGAGGACCTGTTGGTGATGTGA
- a CDS encoding ATPase, producing the protein MDIGTGLALIGAGIAIGVAGLGTGWAQAQVGAAAVGATAEDPKMFGKGIVMMVLPETIVILGFVVAFLMMNK; encoded by the coding sequence ATGGACATAGGAACCGGGCTAGCCCTCATCGGTGCGGGCATCGCGATAGGCGTCGCGGGCTTGGGCACTGGTTGGGCACAAGCACAGGTAGGTGCGGCAGCAGTGGGCGCGACCGCTGAAGACCCCAAGATGTTTGGTAAGGGCATCGTCATGATGGTGCTCCCTGAGACCATAGTCATCTTGGGCTTCGTCGTGGCGTTCCTGATGATGAACAAGTGA
- a CDS encoding DNA-directed DNA polymerase II small subunit: MKKRILKMFEEKGILVEPDAIDALAGAPDAIKCANTILNDSNRPLVLTKTDVNDYLTCQPKRESAPPRSENVAKSEHLESTGDLKILKDITGDSTCVGNIIDFAKLFNDRFSNIKRILVKRRELSGLMPISKAKKVKKDIRFVGIVNDVRTTKNGHTMIDLEDEEDKIQVLIMKGSKKGMDSFIKDEVIGVIGSFSKDGEIVVAKEVIRPEVPYNSGMTPNGSRSVVAFVSDIHVGSTEFLPDAWSRFVAWLAKDPSAKDIRYIIMPGDLVDGIGIYPGQEDELLIEDIYDQYTEFARLANLIPGWIKLVMMPGNHDAVRLAEPQPALPTEVTSMFDSRVTFVGNPCYLEIEGRTILAYHGRSMDDFIASVRNLSYSEPTEIMKEMLKRRHLAPTYGEKTPLAPEQKDYMVIDRVPDIFVTGHVHACGIAEYRGIKLINASAWQSQTAFQRMHNQTPDPAKVPMVNLGTGEAWIEDFSS, encoded by the coding sequence ATGAAGAAACGGATTCTGAAGATGTTTGAGGAGAAGGGCATACTAGTCGAGCCCGACGCCATCGACGCACTTGCCGGGGCACCTGACGCAATCAAATGCGCGAACACGATCCTCAACGATTCGAACAGACCGCTTGTTTTGACCAAGACGGATGTGAATGACTATCTGACCTGCCAGCCCAAGAGGGAATCTGCTCCTCCGAGATCGGAGAATGTGGCGAAAAGCGAGCACCTTGAGAGCACGGGCGACCTGAAGATCCTGAAGGACATAACTGGCGATTCGACCTGCGTAGGGAATATCATCGATTTCGCGAAGCTGTTCAATGACCGGTTCTCGAACATCAAAAGAATCCTCGTAAAGCGAAGGGAGCTGTCGGGTCTGATGCCCATCTCGAAAGCAAAGAAGGTGAAGAAGGACATCAGATTCGTCGGCATAGTCAACGATGTGCGGACCACCAAGAACGGTCACACTATGATTGACCTTGAGGACGAGGAGGACAAGATACAGGTCCTCATCATGAAGGGCTCGAAGAAAGGAATGGACTCGTTCATCAAGGACGAGGTCATTGGAGTCATCGGGTCCTTCAGCAAGGACGGAGAGATAGTTGTCGCGAAGGAGGTCATCAGGCCAGAAGTGCCGTACAACAGCGGCATGACGCCGAACGGTTCGAGATCGGTCGTCGCATTTGTCTCTGACATCCATGTAGGGAGCACTGAGTTCCTGCCAGATGCTTGGAGCAGGTTCGTCGCCTGGCTGGCGAAGGACCCGTCAGCCAAGGATATCAGGTACATCATCATGCCAGGAGACCTCGTGGATGGCATCGGAATCTACCCAGGCCAAGAGGACGAGCTACTGATCGAAGACATCTATGATCAATACACCGAATTTGCGAGGCTCGCGAACCTGATCCCGGGATGGATCAAGCTGGTGATGATGCCCGGCAATCACGATGCCGTAAGGCTTGCGGAGCCGCAACCGGCTCTGCCTACAGAGGTCACATCCATGTTCGATTCGCGGGTGACCTTCGTCGGGAACCCGTGCTATCTCGAGATCGAGGGAAGGACCATCCTCGCATACCATGGGAGAAGCATGGACGACTTCATCGCGAGCGTCAGGAACCTGAGCTACTCGGAGCCGACCGAGATCATGAAGGAGATGCTGAAGAGGAGGCATTTGGCTCCCACGTATGGAGAAAAGACCCCGCTCGCGCCCGAACAGAAGGACTACATGGTCATCGACCGGGTGCCAGACATATTCGTCACAGGGCACGTGCACGCATGCGGGATCGCAGAATACAGGGGAATCAAGCTCATAAATGCCTCTGCATGGCAGTCCCAGACCGCGTTCCAGAGGATGCACAACCAGACTCCGGACCCGGCGAAGGTCCCGATGGTGAATCTGGGAACCGGTGAGGCATGGATCGAGGATTTCTCGAGCTGA
- a CDS encoding V-type ATP synthase subunit A — protein MAEKKKGKISRVAGPVVTAEGISPRMYDVVFVGELKLMGEVIKLIGNKTVIQVYEDTSGIRPGEEVVDTGAPLQVELGPGLLSSVYDGVQRPLPVLREKQGDFVSRGVTAPGLDRTKKWKFTPKVKKGDDLQPGAIVGEVPEGNIVHRVLLPPDVKGKVKSISEGEYTVADVIGELDTGHKLKMMQSWPVRHSRPYVDKLLPDIPLVTGQRVLDTLFPLAKGGTAAIPGGFGTGKTVTSQQLSKWSDAQIVIYVGCGERGNEMTEVLTTFPELEDPKTGKPLMGRTVLIANTSNMPVAAREASVYTGITVAEYYRDMGYDVSLMADSTSRWAEAMREISSRLEEMPGEEGYPAYLASRLSEFYERCGRVQTLSGAIGSITVIGAVSPSGGDFSEPVTQNTLRIVKVFWALDSKLRERRHFPAINWLTSYSLYSPILEDWYRKNVAEDWNSVRLWAMETLQKESELQDIVQLVGSDALPEEQRLTLEVARMIREFFLQQSAYHPVDTYSPLKRQYEYMNAIRKFSEHAKKAIALEMPLEKIVSLPCRADLGKLKFEETIDEDLKTVTAAMDKQFASLGA, from the coding sequence ATGGCGGAAAAGAAGAAGGGCAAGATAAGCAGGGTTGCAGGACCAGTCGTCACGGCGGAGGGCATCTCGCCGAGGATGTACGATGTCGTCTTCGTGGGCGAGCTGAAGCTCATGGGGGAGGTCATCAAGCTCATTGGCAACAAGACGGTCATCCAGGTCTACGAGGACACCTCAGGCATCAGGCCGGGGGAGGAAGTAGTCGACACGGGCGCTCCTCTGCAGGTTGAGCTTGGGCCCGGACTGCTGTCGAGCGTCTATGACGGTGTCCAGAGGCCGCTCCCGGTCCTCAGGGAGAAGCAGGGGGATTTCGTGTCCAGGGGCGTAACTGCCCCGGGACTCGACAGGACGAAGAAGTGGAAGTTCACGCCAAAGGTCAAGAAGGGCGATGATCTGCAACCGGGGGCGATAGTCGGTGAGGTCCCCGAAGGCAACATCGTCCACAGGGTGTTGCTTCCACCAGACGTCAAAGGCAAGGTCAAGAGCATCTCTGAAGGAGAATACACAGTCGCTGACGTGATCGGAGAGCTCGATACTGGTCACAAGTTGAAGATGATGCAGAGCTGGCCCGTGAGGCACTCAAGGCCATACGTCGACAAACTTCTTCCGGACATCCCACTCGTGACAGGCCAGCGCGTCCTCGACACTCTGTTCCCTCTCGCGAAGGGTGGCACGGCCGCGATCCCTGGAGGTTTTGGGACTGGCAAGACGGTCACGTCCCAGCAACTGTCCAAGTGGAGCGATGCCCAGATCGTCATCTATGTGGGATGCGGAGAGCGAGGGAATGAGATGACAGAGGTGCTGACGACATTCCCGGAGCTCGAGGACCCAAAGACGGGGAAGCCGTTGATGGGCAGGACAGTCCTGATTGCCAACACATCAAACATGCCTGTCGCGGCGAGAGAGGCGTCCGTCTACACAGGCATCACAGTTGCAGAGTACTACAGGGATATGGGCTATGACGTCTCGCTAATGGCCGACTCGACATCGAGATGGGCAGAGGCGATGAGAGAGATCTCCTCAAGGCTCGAGGAGATGCCAGGTGAGGAAGGATACCCAGCATACCTCGCATCTAGGCTGTCGGAGTTCTACGAGAGATGCGGCAGGGTCCAGACGCTATCAGGTGCCATCGGGTCTATCACAGTGATTGGTGCAGTATCGCCATCGGGGGGCGACTTCAGTGAGCCTGTCACGCAGAACACCCTGAGGATTGTGAAGGTGTTCTGGGCGCTCGACTCGAAGCTCAGGGAAAGAAGACATTTCCCCGCCATCAACTGGCTGACTTCGTACAGCCTGTACAGCCCGATCCTCGAGGATTGGTACAGGAAGAACGTCGCAGAGGACTGGAATTCGGTGCGACTATGGGCCATGGAGACCCTTCAGAAGGAGTCTGAACTCCAGGACATAGTCCAGCTTGTCGGTTCTGACGCTCTCCCGGAAGAGCAGAGACTGACTCTCGAGGTCGCAAGGATGATCAGGGAGTTCTTCCTGCAGCAGAGCGCATACCACCCGGTCGACACCTACAGCCCGCTCAAGCGGCAGTACGAATATATGAACGCCATAAGGAAGTTCTCTGAGCACGCGAAGAAGGCCATAGCGCTCGAGATGCCTTTGGAGAAGATCGTATCGCTACCATGCAGGGCGGACCTGGGTAAGCTGAAGTTCGAGGAAACGATCGATGAGGATCTGAAGACCGTGACTGCTGCGATGGACAAACAGTTCGCGAGCCTGGGGGCGTGA